One Flavobacterium cerinum genomic window, TAGGTTAAAAAAGTTGAAATAACAATTACAAAACCGATTTTCCAATAAATGTCAAACGGAATTGAAGGCCAGTCAATTGCGCGAAATTCCTGCCAACCGAAAGGAATAACCATGATAAAACCGAAAAGATAAATCCACTTAACAAAGGTATGCGGGCTGTATTTGTCCATTAGCTTTTTAACCAGAATAAGGTAAAACCCATAAGAAACAGCATTTACAAAAACCAAAAAGTTTCCGAGAGCGGCATTAGGAGCATTAACCATCGACCTTCCGTACAGAATCAGTAATAATGTACCGGCAAGACCGAGTAAGATACCCAGTATCTTTTGGCTTTGCATTTTTTCTTTCATTATAAAAGCCGATAATACCAGAACGATCATAGGAGTTGTTACCATTAATACAGCTCCCATTATAGGTGAAGTATAGCTTAATCCTTTAAAGAAGGTCAACATATTAAAAGCGACACCAAAAAAGGCGGCTGCAATAATTCTGGGGAAATCTTTTTTGTCGATTTTTTGTTTTTTAGCAGGATTCGCGAGCGCTATTCCGATGGCGGTTAGCCAGAATAATAGTGTGGAACCGCCAACGCGCATAAAAATAAAACCAAAAGGTTCAACATAAGCCGGCATTACGTCTTTTGCAACGGTAAATGTTACACCATAAATGATCGCCACCATCCAGGCAGCAATCAAAGCATAGGTTCGTTTGCTCATTTAGCTCAAAAAAGCAATGGCTGATTCCACTACTTTGGGACTGTTGCCAACAAACGCTTTTCCTTCAGCAATAATAACCGGACGATTTAAAAAAGTGTAATGTTCCAATATATAACGTTTGAAATCCGGTTCTGTTAAGGTTTCGTTTTTTAATCCCATCTCTTTATACAACTTGGCTCTTTTACTGAAAAGCACTTCGTAACTACCGGTTAAAGCGTGTATCTCTTCCAGTTGTTTTACCGTAATCGGAGATTCTTTAATGTCCTGAAGTGTAAAAGTGTCCAGATTAGGAAGTGATTTTAAAATACGTTTACAAGTATCACAGGTTTTTAAGTAGTATATTTTTCTCATAGTATATTGCGAAATAAATGAAGTTGCAAAATAACGACAAACCGAATAAATATTAAGTATAGTGTCCCATATTTAGTTAGTAAAAAGAACGTATTGTCGTTTTTTGAAAAAGACTTTTAGCTACATTAGCCAAAAAACAAAACATGAAAACAAGCTTTGAAATTACAAGAAAGAACCGTCAGAAGTTGTTGGATTTATTGCAAAACTGTAGCCTGGAACAGCTAAATAAAGTGCCGGAAGGATTTAGTAATAATCTGATCTGGAATATTATTCATACAGTAGTAGTACAGCAAATGTTGGTTTATAAACTGTCGGGATTACCGATGCAGGTTTCGGATGATATGGTGGAGAAATACAAAAGAGGAACCCGTCCGGAAGCGGATGTTACTATAGAAGAGGTAGAGCAGGTGAAAAATATATTGCTAAAGGTGATCGATCAGACAGAAGCCGATTATAATGCCGGAATTTTCCGGGAATACATGGAATTTGAAACAATGTCGGGATTTGTCATCACCAACGTCGAACAGGCTATTGAGTTTAACAATTACCATGAAGGGATCCATGCCGGCATTATGTTAGGCATCCGTAAATTTATTTAAGTATCAGGTATGATTTGATCGAATCATACGGTAATAGAAGTTCACGCGGACCGTCTACATATGGCGCAATTTCATAAGTGTTGTAATATAGTAGCAATCCTTTTTCGGAAAAAATATACGTTTCCGGAAGCTGGAAAACTTCATTTTCGAACATTAGCCCGTTTTCATTAATCGGGCTTTTGGCCGGAATGTTGAATTTCTCACGGAATTTCTTCTCGGCAAATGCTTTAAAGCCATTTTCGTCTTTCAGAAAGTCTTTTTTGGAAATTGTTTTTCCGGTGGAAGGACTTACGAATAGCGAACGAACACCGGCATATCCGTGTGCTCCTCCGGTAAAAGTATAATGGTTAATTGTGATGTTTATAAGGTTATCCGATTGATAAGCTACTTTTCCTTCAATTGTAGCTTCCCATGCCGGCATCGGATCATTCGGGAACTTAGCCTTAAGATCGGTATATGATTTTACGAATTTTTCCATTAAATCCGTATAATTTGAAGCGTTGTAAGGTTGCTCACCGAAATACACGATCTCCCGAACCGTTTTAAATACGGAGTTGTTAATGCTGTCTTCAACAACCGGGCTGTTTTCGGCAATCGGGACGTTTATTTTTACCGTTGTACAAGTAACAGAATCACAAGGCTTTTGACTCTGTTTTTCATAAGTGATATTTTCGAATTGTAATTCTTTTTTTTCGCAACCGGCGACTAAAAATCCGATGAGTAGAAAATAAATAAACTGTTTCATGGCAAAAATGTGTTAAGTAATATATAAAGGTACGGTTTTCTGTGTTGCCAACAGAAAATAAAAAGTAAATTTGCTTAGTTTACACGATAAAAATCAGAAAAAGAATATGAAATTTAATACAAAAGCTATACACGGTGGTCAACACCATGATCCGAGTACGGGAGCTGTTATGCCGCCTGTATATCAGACATCTACATATGTACAAACAAGTCCGGGTGTACCTTTAAATGAATATGAGTACAGCCGTGCTGCTAATCCGACAAGAACTGCGCTTGAAAATGCATTGGCCAGTATCGAAAACGGAACCCGTGGTTTGGCATTTTCTTCCGGACTTGCGGCAACCGATTGTGTTTTACGTTCGTTAAAAGCCGGCGATGAGGTGATTGCTATGGATGATTTATATGGCGGAACGTATCGTATGTTTACCCGTATCTATAAAGATTCCGGAATTGTATTCCACTTCGTAGATATGAATGATCTGGATAAATTTGA contains:
- a CDS encoding DMT family transporter — translated: MSKRTYALIAAWMVAIIYGVTFTVAKDVMPAYVEPFGFIFMRVGGSTLLFWLTAIGIALANPAKKQKIDKKDFPRIIAAAFFGVAFNMLTFFKGLSYTSPIMGAVLMVTTPMIVLVLSAFIMKEKMQSQKILGILLGLAGTLLLILYGRSMVNAPNAALGNFLVFVNAVSYGFYLILVKKLMDKYSPHTFVKWIYLFGFIMVIPFGWQEFRAIDWPSIPFDIYWKIGFVIVISTFLTYLLNLLSMRELKPTTVAVFIYLQPFFASVFAISMGKDELSWVKTGSSLLIFTGVYLVTQKKNKPVITKAID
- a CDS encoding arsenate reductase family protein, with the protein product MRKIYYLKTCDTCKRILKSLPNLDTFTLQDIKESPITVKQLEEIHALTGSYEVLFSKRAKLYKEMGLKNETLTEPDFKRYILEHYTFLNRPVIIAEGKAFVGNSPKVVESAIAFLS
- a CDS encoding DinB family protein, encoding MKTSFEITRKNRQKLLDLLQNCSLEQLNKVPEGFSNNLIWNIIHTVVVQQMLVYKLSGLPMQVSDDMVEKYKRGTRPEADVTIEEVEQVKNILLKVIDQTEADYNAGIFREYMEFETMSGFVITNVEQAIEFNNYHEGIHAGIMLGIRKFI
- a CDS encoding DUF3298 and DUF4163 domain-containing protein encodes the protein MKQFIYFLLIGFLVAGCEKKELQFENITYEKQSQKPCDSVTCTTVKINVPIAENSPVVEDSINNSVFKTVREIVYFGEQPYNASNYTDLMEKFVKSYTDLKAKFPNDPMPAWEATIEGKVAYQSDNLINITINHYTFTGGAHGYAGVRSLFVSPSTGKTISKKDFLKDENGFKAFAEKKFREKFNIPAKSPINENGLMFENEVFQLPETYIFSEKGLLLYYNTYEIAPYVDGPRELLLPYDSIKSYLILK